One window from the genome of Macrobrachium rosenbergii isolate ZJJX-2024 chromosome 2, ASM4041242v1, whole genome shotgun sequence encodes:
- the LOC136843813 gene encoding uncharacterized protein, with protein MEHIEEIKMKGFPVSRVYHLCKKCRRVFYDQESAEEHLLTKCRNELNKKPSDVIFKKPSQHSVKNKRIRLTYGNEWSKCQSSQSDEANQGGSNSYVCPICKESFPLDQQLKKHMKIHARRFLCKACGKTFSSAWWMKQHSLVYCKSRLVVCRRCGRALFGIDALRRHCEVHFRDVYYICGLCGENHEKNLCYKNKKSTRMCEIPLTVNSHANGILQQETYHKEQSLSYAKLGSPNELIAFTKPQFFHTTGNPSTFQEVALLVKIPLFITANSCAALEGVSSEGASHLSETANPGAFLGDSSTVKLSSSSATANPRNAWERASLDPSVSSDTAPQTLYLEGAPSQIFPSSFETTCPRISQEGEAPERDSSQIIGAEFGKPLGCETLEIPSTITEIDNAIACFEHHLLDTPSTEVVNPSSILEGSMLMAPSPSETENHVPFLEEALIGKNTFSCEILNSCVIHERAQYDKHAQITSVADQVTIMKTSLKKSTLLNESPSSGSLLNQAAESKLPFISETDNQSYFSENAVLQNRMNLELPASMYHLGIQLEDCNLHNVFGDLDMDEMSSPTREDSTDIVTNEGDNVSLRSEQADMLITDNELTNGKYENEMCNRRESHFYEKSNNLDISDENPEDYYLDSLEALRFLYE; from the coding sequence ATGGAACACAtcgaggaaataaaaatgaaaggttttcctGTATCTAGGGTCTATCATTTATGTAAGAAGTGTCGTCGGGTATTTTATGACCAAGAGTCTGCGGAAGAACATTTATTAACTAAGTGCagaaatgaacttaataaaaaaccaTCAGATGTGATTTTTAAGAAGCCTTCACAACACAGCGTAAAAAACAAACGTATTCGTTTGACATATGGAAATGAATGGTCAAAATGCCAAAGTTCACAGAGTGATGAAGCCAATCAGGGAGGAAGCAACTCATATGTCTGTCCAATCTGCAAGGAATCATTTCCACTGGATCAACAATTAAAAAAGCACATGAAAATTCATGCTCGTCGTTTTTTGTGTAAGGCGTGTGGCAAAACCTTTTCTAGTGCTTGGTGGATGAAACAACATTCATTAGTATATTGTAAAAGTAGACTCGTGGTGTGCAGGAGGTGCGGTAGAGCATTGTTCGGAATTGATGCTCTCAGAAGGCACTGTGAAGTACACTTTCGAGACGTGTATTATATTTGTGGGCTATGCGGAGAGAATCATGAAAAGAACTTGTGCTACAAGAACAAGAAGAGCACACGTATGTGTGAAATACCATTAACTGTCAATTCGCATGCAAATGGAATCTTGCAACAGGAAACTTATCATAAGGAGCAATCGCTATCATATGCAAAGTTAGGTTCGCCAAATGAATTAATTGCATTTACGAAGCCTCAATTTTTTCATACAACTGGCAATCCAAGTACTTTTCAGGAAGTTGCATTGTTGGTAAAGATCCCTCTATTTATAACTGCAAATTCGTGTGCCGCACTTGAAGGTGTATCATCAGAGGGAGCTTCACATTTGAGTGAAACCGCTAATCCAGGTGCCTTCCTGGGTGACTCGTCAACAGTGAAACTTTCATCGTCGAGTGCAACTGCCAATCCACGGAATGCTTGGGAAAGGGCCTCGTTAGATCCCTCGGTTTCCAGTGATACTGCTCCCCAAACTTTATATCTGGAAGGAGCACCGTCACAAATATTCCCCTCTTCCTTTGAGACTACATGTCCAAGGATCTCGCAAGAAGGCGAGGCAccagagagagattcatctcaGATTATAGGTGCTGAATTTGGTAAGCCCCTGGGATGTGAAACCTTAGAAATACCGTCCACTATAACTGAAATTGATAATGCAATCGCTTGTTTTGAACACCACTTGTTAGATACACCATCGACTGAGGTCGTTAATCCATCGTCCATCCTGGAAGGCTCGATGTTAATGGCTCCATCCCCGAGTGAGACTGAAAATCATGTGCCCTTCCTGGAAGAGGCACTGataggaaaaaatacattttcatgtgAGATTCTTAATTCATGCGTCATACATGAAAGAGCACAGTATGATAAACATGCACAAATTACATCAGTTGCCGATCAAGTAACCATTATGAAGACGTCCCTAAAGAAGTCTACTTTACTTAATGAATCACCTAGCAGTGGGTCCCTTCTAAACCAGGCGGCAGAGAGCAAACTTCCCTTTATTTCAGAGACTGATAATCAatcttatttttctgaaaatgctGTTCTCCAAAATCGTATGAATCTTGAACTTCCTGCCAGCATGTATCATTTAGGAATCCAGTTAGAAGACTGCAACCTGCATAATGTGTTTGGGGATTTAGACATGGATGAAATGTCAAGCCCAACTCGAGAAGATAGCACAGACATAGTTACGAATGAAGGGGATAACGTTTCGTTACGGAGTGAGCAAGCAGATATGTTAATAACTGACAATGAACTAACTAATGGAAAATACGAAAATGAAATGTGCAATCGAAGGGAAAGCCATTTCTATGAAAAGAGCAACAATTTGGACATCAGCGATGAAAATCCTGAGGATTACTACTTGGACAGCCTCGAAGCATTAAGATTCTTATATGAATAG
- the LOC136843808 gene encoding uncharacterized protein translates to MKHCEDQVLKVNILSSVCYLCKKCRCLFYHKGAVERHLLKCGNETDRCISCKNNFSSERISKKNSDNNNTILTLDSESSNWQSLQCFKAINPERKPFACTVCKESFSTVENLDEHRIIHSGPFICRSCGKSFTRAWSLRRHLSTHFREGNVSCKVCRKIFFRVDNLRKHCKVHFNDFEYICGVCGEKHEKKMCYKKYTSPPENAIVNQEVLQEGDNQVGPLINVVKSKVSTELAPFGNPRTSLEKALPVKSLSLGEIENPGAFLDDATLAISSSNESTNLDVFLDDSASELSSSSGENVNPPDLGEDVLLRVSPPPDDTASTANNVEEILLHRFSPLFDLPFPRVPSIGSSHEKPTFHSENDKVNISLESETLEVSSSSTESGYEKVTSELPVLEEPSHSNEIANRQPFMEGMLDISLSEIVDQEAFLEWESLEGTLFSSEAANPGASLDYEASLKRASSSDIGKAQEIWEGASLGGPSLSGDTNQMAFLEEISQEGFLYSLETAYRENSQEGELQERTLPQNEIVVMEPSLECETNEMSSPFSGTGNSWDFLDWPLLVSPSIEGADLWSCLEDSMLESPLLSETERALLEGEPLEEPPFPYENTDPNTRNGDSATTLESSSLEIPPSPSDFISKEFSQKSTFENEFQCITEANKSSHFLENDVSQRDIDLGLPVEMYHVGIEFQCCDLSSIFDDLEMNEMGSPNQTNRNGMDMNEKSNALPPWGHAGMIILGNEVTDQIHEDEIYNGTRSYVDENSSCWDFSNGSPEDYYLDSFDMLDLY, encoded by the coding sequence ATGAAACACTGTGAGGACCAAGtattaaaagttaatattttatctAGTGTCTGTTATTTATGCAAGAAGTGTCGCTGTCTGTTCTACCATAAAGGTGCAGTGGAAAGACATTTACTCAAGTGTGGGAATGAGACTGATCGATGCATCTCTTGCAAGAATAATTTCTCATCTGAAAGGATTTCGAAAAAGAATTCAGATAACAATAATACCATTCTGACATTAGATAGTGAATCCTCGAACTGGCAAAGCTTGCAATGCTTTAAAGCCATTAACCCAGAAAGAAAACCCTTCGCCTGCACAGTGTGTAAGGAGTCATTTTCAACTGTAGAAAATCTGGATGAGCACCGAATTATTCATTCTGGTCCTTTTATCTGTAGATCATGTGGTAAATCCTTCACTCGTGCTTGGTCCTTAAGAAGACATTTATCGACTCATTTTAGAGAGGGGAATGTGAGTTGCAAAGtctgcagaaaaatattttttcgagTTGATAATCTCAGAAAACACTGTAAAGTACACTTTAACGATTTTGAGTATATTTGTGGTGTCTGTggagaaaaacatgaaaagaaaatgtgttaTAAAAAGTATACCAGTCCACCTGAAAATGCGATTGTCAACCAAGAAGTGTTGCAGGAAGGAGATAATCAAGTGGGACCTTTGATAAATGTTGTAAAATCAAAGGTGTCAACAGAGTTAGCACCATTTGGTAATCCAAGGACCTCCCTTGAAAAGGCCTTACCTGTCAAGAGTTTATCTTTAGGTGAGATAGAAAATCCAGGAGCCTTCTTGGATGATGCCACTTTAGCAATATCATCTTCAAATGAGAGTACTAATCTCGATGTCTTCCTAGATGACTCAGCGTCAGAGCTATCGTCATCTTCGGGTGAAAATGTCAATCCACCGGATTTAGGGGAAGATGTATTATTAAGAGTGTCTCCACCGCCAGATGATACTGCCAGCACAGCAAACAATGTGGAAGAAATATTGCTACACAGATTTTCACCTTTATTTGACCTTCCGTTTCCAAGAGTCCCTAGCATAGGATCATCACATGAAAAACCTACATTTCATAGTGAGAACGATAAAGTTAATATCTCACTGGAATCTGAAACCTTAGAGGTGTCATCATCAAGTACTGAGTCTGGTTATGAAAAAGTTACCTCTGAATTGCCAGTGTTAGAGGAACCTTCACATTCAAATGAAATTGCCAATCGACAGCCATTCATGGAAGGTATGTTAGACATATCACTAAGCGAGATTGTCGATCAAGAGGCCTTTCTGGAATGGGAATCCCTAGAgggaactttattttcaagtgagGCTGCTAATCCAGGGGCCTCCTTGGATTATGAAGCTTCATTAAAGAGAGCTTCATCAAGTGATATTGGAAAAGCACAGGAGATTTGGGAAGGTGCATCATTAGGAGGACCCTCCTTATCAGGCGATACAAACCAAATGGCCTTTCTGGAAGAAATATCACAAGAAGGGTTTTTATATTCATTGGAGACAGCATATCGAGAGAACTCACAAGAAGGTGAGTTACAAGAGAGAACTTTACCTCAGAATGAGATTGTTGTAATGGAACCTTCCTTGGAATGTGAAACCAATGAGATGTCATCACCTTTCAGTGGGACTGGTAATTCATGGGATTTCCTTGATTGGCCATTGTTAGTTAGCCCTTCCATCGAGGGTGCAGACTTATGGTCTTGCCTGGAAGATTCCATGTTAGAGAGTCCACTCCTGAGTGAGACTGAAAGGGCCTTGCTAGAAGGGGAACCGTTGGAGGAGCCTCCATTTCCGTATGAGAATACCGATCCTAATACTAGGAATGGCGATTCTGCAACCACTTTAGAGTCGTCATCCTTAGAGATACCTCCTTCACCTTCTGATtttataagtaaagaattttctCAGAAAAGTACATTCGAGAACGAATTTCAGTGTATTACAGAGGCCAATAAGTCATCTCACtttcttgaaaatgatgtttCTCAGAGAGATATAGATCTTGGATTACCTGTAGAAATGTATCATGTAGGAATCGAATTTCAATGTTGCGACCTATCCAGTATTTTTGATGActtagaaatgaatgaaatgggtaGTCCTAACCAAACAAATAGAAATGGTATGGATATGAATGAAAAGAGTAATGCTTTACCACCGTGGGGTCATGCAGGCATGATAATACTTGGGAATGAAGTAACTGATCAAAtacatgaagatgaaatatacaaCGGAACAAGAAGTTATGTTGATGAAAATAGCAGTTGTTGGGATTTCAGCAATGGAAGTCCAGAAGACTATTACTTAGATAGCTTTGATATGTTGGACTTgtattga